A single genomic interval of uncultured Cohaesibacter sp. harbors:
- the ntrC gene encoding nitrogen regulation protein NR(I) has product MPKGTILLADDDTAIRTVLNQALSRAGYTVRLTSNATTLWSWISQGEGDLVITDVVMPDENIFDVLPRIKKARPHLPVIVMSAQNTFMTAIKASERGAYEYLPKPFDLKELINIAGRALSEPRPSLQPSDDDGTDIPLIGRSAAMQDIYRMLARLMQNDLTVMITGESGTGKELVARALHDYGKRRKGPFVAINMAAIPKDLIESELFGHEKGSFTGAHGRSAGKFEMAEGGTLFLDEIGDMPMEAQTRLLRVLQQGEYTTVGGRTPIKTNVRIVAATNKDLQSLIHQGLFREDLFFRLNVVPMRLPPLRERAEDIKDLVRHFFALGEREGLPVKQIQPDALDVMLRYRWPGNVRELENLVRRLAALYPQDTITANQIENELNQISLTTDVQPEQKVQNLAGAMESYLEQLFKEFGDSLPPPGLYHRLLREIEYPLICASLAATKGNQIKTAELLGLNRNTLRKKIKDLDIQVVRGA; this is encoded by the coding sequence ATGCCAAAAGGGACAATCCTGCTTGCAGATGATGATACCGCCATTCGTACGGTGCTGAATCAGGCGCTGTCTCGTGCCGGATACACCGTGCGTCTGACTTCGAACGCCACCACCTTGTGGAGTTGGATTTCGCAAGGGGAAGGCGATCTGGTCATTACCGACGTCGTGATGCCGGACGAGAATATTTTTGATGTTCTACCGCGTATCAAGAAGGCTCGGCCTCATTTGCCGGTCATCGTCATGAGTGCGCAAAATACTTTCATGACGGCGATCAAGGCATCTGAACGGGGCGCCTATGAGTATCTGCCAAAGCCCTTTGACCTCAAGGAGCTGATCAATATTGCCGGTCGTGCTCTTTCCGAGCCAAGACCTAGTCTTCAGCCTTCGGATGATGACGGAACGGATATTCCGCTGATCGGTCGGTCTGCCGCCATGCAGGATATCTACCGCATGTTGGCGCGTCTGATGCAGAATGACCTCACGGTCATGATTACGGGCGAGAGCGGTACCGGCAAGGAACTCGTAGCGCGGGCTTTGCATGATTATGGCAAGCGCCGCAAGGGCCCGTTTGTCGCCATCAATATGGCGGCCATCCCGAAAGATCTAATTGAATCCGAACTGTTCGGCCACGAGAAGGGCTCCTTCACCGGTGCGCATGGGCGCTCGGCAGGCAAGTTTGAAATGGCCGAAGGCGGCACGCTGTTCCTCGACGAAATCGGTGATATGCCGATGGAGGCGCAGACGCGTTTGCTGCGTGTTTTGCAGCAGGGGGAATATACCACTGTTGGTGGACGTACGCCGATCAAGACGAACGTACGTATCGTCGCGGCGACCAATAAGGACTTGCAGTCTCTCATCCATCAGGGCCTCTTCCGCGAAGATTTGTTCTTCCGGCTTAATGTCGTGCCGATGCGTCTTCCTCCGTTGAGGGAGCGTGCCGAAGACATCAAGGATCTGGTGCGTCACTTTTTTGCGCTTGGTGAGCGTGAAGGCTTGCCGGTGAAACAGATCCAGCCAGATGCTCTGGATGTGATGCTGCGCTATCGCTGGCCGGGCAACGTGCGTGAGTTGGAAAACCTCGTGCGTCGTCTCGCTGCGCTCTATCCGCAGGATACGATCACGGCCAATCAGATTGAGAATGAGCTCAATCAGATCAGTCTGACGACGGATGTGCAGCCTGAGCAGAAGGTTCAGAATCTGGCCGGGGCTATGGAGTCCTATCTTGAACAGCTATTCAAGGAGTTTGGCGACAGCCTGCCGCCTCCGGGGCTCTATCACCGGTTGCTCAGAGAAATCGAATATCCGCTGATTTGCGCTTCCCTTGCAGCCACCAAGGGCAATCAGATCAAGACAGCAGAGTTGCTCGGGCTCAACCGGAACACTCTGCGCAAAAAGATCAAGGATCTTGATATTCAGGTGGTCAGAGGTGCTTGA
- a CDS encoding bifunctional 2-C-methyl-D-erythritol 4-phosphate cytidylyltransferase/2-C-methyl-D-erythritol 2,4-cyclodiphosphate synthase, producing the protein MTCAAIIVAAGSGSRARRASDTVAKQYLEIGGKAVLLRTLEQFLANEKVDRIQVVIGPQDNDQYNEAIAPTLTGQLAGQAKAKLLPPVHGGDTRQISVLNGLKAIEAEHPKHVLIHDAARPFITDTILARCFESLKDHKACLVATPVTDTIKKVDAKGAILETVDRSTLWSAQTPQAFDYAFILNAHKKAFAQTLHAFTDDASVAEWVGEPVHIVEGSPSNRKLTSQEDLTMAETMINPTGPRPLTDIRVGTGYDVHAFDEGDAVIIGGVPIPHTHKLKGHSDADVGLHAITDAILGAIADGDIGTHFPPSDPQWKGAASDLFLKDAVRRVEERGGKLSCIDMTIICEAPKIGPHRPDMRAAIAQICQISVDRVSVKATTSERLGFTGRKEGIAALATATVRLPEKED; encoded by the coding sequence ATGACATGCGCCGCCATAATCGTTGCCGCAGGATCAGGCAGTCGCGCAAGACGCGCATCCGACACCGTCGCCAAACAATATCTCGAAATTGGTGGCAAAGCGGTTCTGCTCAGAACACTGGAACAATTTCTCGCCAACGAAAAGGTTGATCGAATTCAGGTCGTCATCGGCCCGCAAGACAACGATCAATACAATGAAGCGATCGCACCAACCTTGACCGGTCAGTTGGCCGGACAGGCCAAAGCCAAGCTGCTCCCCCCCGTTCACGGCGGCGACACCCGTCAGATTTCAGTCCTAAATGGCCTTAAGGCAATCGAGGCGGAGCATCCAAAGCACGTTCTGATCCACGATGCAGCCCGCCCCTTCATCACCGACACCATTCTGGCGCGCTGTTTTGAAAGCCTCAAAGATCACAAAGCCTGCCTCGTCGCCACTCCCGTTACGGATACTATCAAGAAAGTCGATGCCAAAGGTGCGATTCTGGAAACCGTTGATCGCAGCACGCTCTGGTCTGCACAAACGCCACAAGCCTTTGATTATGCCTTTATCCTGAACGCACATAAAAAGGCTTTCGCCCAAACGCTCCACGCATTCACCGACGATGCCTCAGTAGCAGAATGGGTTGGCGAGCCCGTCCATATTGTCGAAGGCAGCCCCTCCAATCGTAAGCTAACCAGTCAGGAAGATCTCACCATGGCTGAAACCATGATCAATCCAACAGGCCCGCGCCCGCTGACAGACATCAGAGTTGGCACCGGCTATGATGTTCATGCCTTTGATGAAGGAGATGCGGTTATCATCGGTGGCGTCCCCATTCCCCATACGCACAAGCTCAAAGGACATTCCGACGCCGACGTGGGACTGCACGCCATTACAGACGCAATACTTGGTGCCATCGCCGACGGCGACATAGGCACACATTTTCCGCCCTCTGATCCGCAATGGAAAGGAGCCGCCTCGGATTTATTCTTGAAAGACGCCGTGCGGCGCGTAGAAGAGCGCGGCGGAAAGCTTTCCTGCATCGACATGACCATCATCTGCGAAGCCCCCAAAATCGGGCCGCACAGGCCGGACATGCGCGCAGCAATCGCCCAAATCTGCCAGATTTCCGTTGATCGCGTCAGCGTCAAGGCAACCACATCCGAGCGCCTGGGCTTTACGGGTCGCAAAGAAGGCATTGCTGCACTTGCTACCGCCACGGTACGCTTGCCTGAAAAAGAAGACTGA
- the dusB gene encoding tRNA dihydrouridine synthase DusB, translating to MTVGSVSLPNGVFLAPMSGITDLPFRMLAKRFGAGLVISEMVASKAFAVGKEEMRLRAEGQGVDVHAVQLAGNQAEWMAEAARLSEGAGAALIDINMGCPAKKVISGYSGSALMRDLDQALHLIDAVVGAVSVPVTVKMRLGWDDDSHNAAELARRAEESGVSMVTVHGRTRNQFYKGNADWRAIKVVADVVSVPLIANGDVLSEDDAVTCLEQSGADGVMIGRGAYGRPWLPGFIAHYFAAGAYLDEPAGADLLALVLEHYDAMIDYYPDIVGVRCARKHLGWYMDGVLQASVSNSSELSNLRKVILTAEDPETVRIALREFFSVAAERHVA from the coding sequence TTGACTGTAGGGTCCGTTTCGTTGCCGAACGGCGTGTTTCTTGCGCCAATGTCGGGGATAACGGATCTGCCTTTCCGCATGCTCGCCAAACGGTTCGGAGCAGGGCTCGTTATTTCCGAGATGGTGGCCAGCAAGGCCTTTGCTGTTGGTAAGGAAGAAATGCGCCTGAGGGCCGAAGGGCAGGGTGTGGATGTGCATGCTGTACAGCTCGCGGGTAATCAGGCCGAATGGATGGCCGAAGCTGCGCGTCTGTCTGAGGGGGCTGGGGCGGCGCTCATCGATATCAATATGGGCTGTCCAGCCAAGAAGGTCATTTCCGGTTATTCCGGTTCTGCTTTGATGCGTGATCTAGATCAGGCCTTGCATTTGATTGACGCGGTGGTTGGCGCCGTCTCTGTACCGGTTACCGTCAAGATGCGGCTGGGCTGGGATGATGACAGTCACAATGCAGCTGAACTGGCCAGGCGGGCTGAGGAAAGCGGTGTTTCCATGGTGACCGTGCATGGGCGCACGCGCAATCAGTTTTACAAAGGCAACGCGGATTGGCGGGCTATTAAGGTGGTTGCTGATGTCGTGTCTGTGCCGCTGATTGCCAATGGTGATGTATTGAGTGAAGATGATGCTGTCACCTGCCTTGAACAATCGGGCGCGGATGGGGTCATGATCGGTCGCGGTGCTTATGGTCGCCCATGGTTACCAGGGTTCATAGCGCATTATTTTGCAGCGGGGGCGTATCTGGACGAACCCGCCGGGGCGGATCTGCTGGCACTCGTACTTGAGCATTATGACGCCATGATCGACTATTATCCCGATATTGTCGGGGTTAGATGCGCTCGCAAGCATCTTGGCTGGTATATGGATGGGGTTTTGCAGGCATCCGTTTCCAATTCATCCGAACTATCAAATCTTAGAAAAGTAATTTTAACCGCAGAAGACCCAGAGACTGTGCGCATTGCGCTGCGCGAGTTTTTCAGCGTTGCTGCGGAGAGGCACGTAGCATGA
- a CDS encoding PAS domain-containing sensor histidine kinase translates to MSYLSESEASVKRTTGLDQLGGKEAAAKYGPEKPEKRSRLRYLGLISVVLSVVSGVTSFVILLGLTSIEPTDDVIRIAMIVNGVLLFMLALIIFLEACAVLRARKKGRAGARLHIRVMGLFALVATVPTILVAIFASITLDRGLDRWFSSRTQAIINSSQTVASAYTKEHARVLRNELLGISQALNEAEPYFLLDSDRFRAIFSRQTRIRGIPAAFVVSGSGEQLMASPSRLDQPVPKMPGPELLEQAHSQPVFIALGDSNLVAGISRLEEFNDAYLFVLRVIDPVVSNFLRMTSENAQEYRAFFDSRSNIQAAFAMLYTGAGLIVLLSTTWFAIGFSNRLVAPIRRLIGAAERVRHGDLYVRLPVDKGSSDFGNLNETFNTMTTELRSQRDELILARDAIDARRRFTEAMLQGVSAGVIGVDETGEITLANPSVLKILGLREKDLLGEDLDNVLPEIASLVDEADNLTEAHKEGQITLVRNGIEYALRVRVTLERSNEDESHSYVVTLDDITELVSAQRSAAWADVARRIAHEIKNPLTPIQLSAERLRRRYGKKIAEDDQKVFEQCVNTIVRQVGDIGRMVDEFSSFARMPKPVFEHGDLSEIIKESVFLIEVANHDIKFDTDIPEKMPVSFDHRLISQAMANIIKNATEAIAGRDDRQDIDGQVIVRAEEEGVNYCVRIIDNGIGFPANNRQRLLEPYMTTREKGSGLGLAIVRKILREHGGGIQLRDASEVSEFEQGACIEIRLPKEGVEQDTSGEGDGKAEQNHNSGLALTDQSNSETEV, encoded by the coding sequence GTGTCATATCTTTCGGAGTCTGAAGCGTCCGTCAAACGGACGACCGGCCTTGATCAACTCGGGGGCAAGGAAGCTGCGGCCAAATATGGCCCTGAGAAACCAGAAAAAAGAAGCCGATTGCGTTATCTCGGACTGATTAGCGTTGTGCTTTCGGTCGTTTCAGGAGTGACGTCCTTCGTCATCCTGTTGGGACTGACATCGATCGAACCGACCGACGATGTCATTCGGATAGCAATGATCGTGAACGGCGTATTGTTGTTCATGCTAGCGCTGATCATCTTCCTGGAAGCCTGCGCGGTATTGCGCGCGCGCAAAAAAGGACGGGCTGGCGCCCGTTTGCATATTCGCGTCATGGGGCTTTTCGCTCTGGTGGCAACGGTTCCAACAATCCTTGTTGCGATCTTTGCAAGCATTACACTGGACCGTGGTCTCGATCGCTGGTTTTCCTCTAGAACGCAGGCGATTATCAATAGCTCGCAAACGGTGGCCTCCGCTTATACCAAGGAACATGCCCGCGTATTGCGCAATGAACTGCTGGGTATTTCACAGGCGCTGAATGAGGCCGAGCCATATTTCCTGCTCGATTCTGATCGCTTTCGTGCCATCTTCTCGCGCCAGACACGCATTCGCGGCATTCCTGCGGCCTTTGTGGTCAGCGGATCTGGCGAACAGTTGATGGCCTCGCCTAGCAGACTTGATCAGCCTGTGCCCAAGATGCCCGGGCCGGAGTTGCTGGAGCAGGCCCACAGTCAGCCTGTCTTTATTGCGTTGGGCGACTCGAACCTTGTGGCCGGTATTTCGCGGCTTGAGGAATTCAACGACGCCTATCTGTTTGTCTTGCGTGTAATTGACCCTGTTGTGTCTAACTTCCTGCGGATGACCTCGGAGAATGCGCAGGAATATCGAGCTTTCTTTGATAGTCGATCCAATATTCAGGCGGCCTTTGCTATGCTCTACACGGGCGCTGGGTTGATTGTGCTGCTCTCGACAACTTGGTTTGCTATCGGGTTTTCCAACCGATTGGTCGCGCCCATTCGGCGGCTGATCGGTGCGGCGGAGCGTGTTCGGCATGGGGATCTTTATGTGCGCCTGCCGGTGGACAAGGGTTCGTCTGATTTTGGCAATCTGAATGAAACTTTCAACACGATGACAACCGAGTTGCGATCCCAGCGGGACGAACTCATTCTTGCGCGCGATGCCATTGATGCCAGACGGCGCTTTACTGAGGCGATGTTGCAGGGGGTCAGCGCCGGGGTAATCGGTGTTGATGAGACCGGAGAGATTACGCTTGCCAACCCGTCCGTCTTGAAGATTCTTGGTCTCAGAGAAAAGGATCTGCTGGGTGAAGATCTTGATAATGTATTGCCAGAAATCGCATCGCTGGTGGACGAAGCTGATAATCTGACTGAGGCGCACAAGGAAGGCCAGATTACGCTGGTGCGCAATGGTATTGAATATGCTTTGCGTGTGCGTGTAACCCTCGAACGCAGCAATGAGGACGAAAGCCACTCTTACGTCGTCACCTTGGATGATATCACCGAACTGGTTAGCGCGCAGCGCTCGGCCGCGTGGGCTGATGTGGCCCGCCGTATTGCCCATGAAATCAAGAATCCGCTGACGCCTATTCAGCTTTCTGCAGAACGATTGCGCAGACGGTATGGCAAGAAAATCGCCGAAGATGACCAGAAGGTCTTCGAACAATGTGTCAACACTATTGTCCGGCAGGTGGGCGATATCGGTCGCATGGTCGATGAGTTCTCCTCCTTTGCCCGTATGCCTAAACCGGTGTTCGAACATGGGGACCTTTCGGAGATCATCAAGGAATCAGTCTTCCTGATAGAGGTGGCCAACCATGACATTAAATTCGACACCGATATCCCGGAAAAGATGCCGGTTTCCTTTGATCATCGGCTTATTTCTCAGGCAATGGCCAATATCATCAAGAATGCCACTGAAGCGATTGCCGGGCGGGACGATCGGCAGGATATTGACGGGCAGGTGATCGTCAGAGCGGAAGAAGAGGGCGTGAATTATTGCGTCCGGATTATAGACAATGGCATCGGTTTTCCGGCCAATAACCGGCAGCGTCTGCTTGAACCCTATATGACAACCCGAGAAAAGGGCAGTGGTTTGGGGCTCGCTATTGTTCGTAAGATTTTGCGTGAGCATGGCGGCGGCATTCAACTGCGGGATGCCAGCGAAGTGTCTGAATTCGAGCAGGGCGCATGCATCGAAATACGCCTTCCCAAAGAGGGGGTAGAACAAGATACGTCCGGGGAAGGCGATGGGAAGGCCGAACAGAATCACAATTCCGGTTTGGCTCTGACCGATCAATCAAATAGTGAAACGGAGGTCTGA
- a CDS encoding nitrogen regulation protein NR(II) has product MIESKKGGSLASNPYQAMMSSLPHPVVMVDEEGFVAAANDMAQFFFQSSASHLRKQKLAELLPFGSPVLALVDQARDRLAPVNEYRIDISNPRIGVEKVVDVYAAPVPDMTGFVTVMLQERSIADKMDRQLTHRDAARSVTGLASMLGHEVKNPLSGIRGAAQLLESSVSDEDRALTQLITQETDRIVRLIDRMEVFSDQRPVEREAVNIHVVLDRVKQLAQAEFGDRIRILEEYDPSLPHVFANQDQLVQVFLNLVKNASEAVIEVPDPEIVLTTAFRPGIRIQVAGSSEKTSLPLEICVKDNGPGIPKELEDCLFDPFVTSKTNGSGLGLALVAKIIGDHGGVIEFDGSGRQTIFRVMLPTSTSDQI; this is encoded by the coding sequence ATGATTGAAAGCAAAAAAGGTGGCAGCTTGGCGAGCAACCCCTATCAGGCAATGATGAGTTCCTTGCCGCATCCGGTCGTGATGGTCGATGAGGAGGGGTTCGTTGCTGCGGCAAATGATATGGCGCAGTTCTTCTTCCAGTCAAGCGCGTCTCATTTGCGCAAGCAGAAGCTTGCTGAATTGTTGCCCTTTGGCAGTCCGGTTCTGGCCCTTGTCGATCAGGCAAGAGATCGGCTTGCGCCGGTGAATGAATATCGTATTGATATTTCCAACCCGCGTATTGGGGTCGAGAAGGTCGTTGATGTTTACGCCGCGCCAGTACCTGACATGACCGGGTTCGTGACCGTAATGCTGCAAGAGCGCTCCATAGCTGACAAGATGGACCGTCAATTGACCCATCGCGATGCGGCTCGTTCGGTGACAGGGCTGGCTTCCATGCTTGGGCATGAAGTGAAGAATCCGCTCTCGGGTATTCGGGGGGCCGCTCAGTTGCTGGAAAGCTCCGTCTCGGATGAAGATCGCGCGCTTACGCAGTTGATCACGCAGGAAACTGACCGGATCGTCAGGTTGATTGACCGGATGGAAGTCTTCTCTGATCAGCGGCCGGTAGAGCGTGAGGCCGTTAATATCCATGTGGTGCTGGATCGGGTCAAACAGCTGGCACAGGCTGAGTTTGGCGATCGGATTCGCATCCTCGAAGAGTATGACCCCTCCTTGCCGCATGTTTTTGCCAATCAGGACCAATTGGTTCAGGTGTTCCTGAACCTGGTCAAGAATGCGTCTGAGGCTGTTATTGAGGTGCCCGACCCTGAGATCGTTTTGACGACAGCGTTCCGGCCAGGCATCCGTATTCAGGTGGCCGGTTCGAGCGAGAAAACCTCACTGCCTCTTGAAATTTGCGTAAAAGACAACGGACCGGGCATTCCCAAGGAACTTGAGGATTGTCTGTTTGATCCGTTCGTGACGTCTAAAACCAACGGGTCCGGCCTCGGGCTCGCGCTGGTTGCCAAAATTATCGGGGACCATGGCGGCGTCATTGAGTTTGACGGGTCTGGTCGCCAGACCATTTTCCGGGTGATGCTGCCCACCAGCACTTCGGATCAGATATAG